In the Streptomyces sp. FXJ1.172 genome, one interval contains:
- a CDS encoding relaxase domain-containing protein yields MWGALDTTRLYRHVVAAGTLYTLAMTTEACEELGLATVPREVTPGLRPVMEIAGVDSELIDWSSTRRQRIEDVLEGLTYKYAQEHGRLPGEKARHGLGWQAAQDTRPEKKTPRPLKQLLAWWRASALLKFGKQMIGGLLRRCRAAGAAIRARVDPHVDAVLAAVDVAAVVSTVRSKFARRHVLAEARRHLLETLRGQEFTRGLDDYIAGRALSDHSRQTTAPQPGRRAPATDQLFYTADFTEPDRWWIAGADGNPPRESSRYERARVASLAVQNAIRAARTPPAAARDDAPAAGHTEDHHDQASDPPHAVDQPGRDAVLTPAQRAAAVQAHQQGAMPEEHLEGRTTDPATWLRTPENLERLAAFTRTANARRRAFEARPKPEQPADVVKPADQQQHHTNRPDHGRGAGRER; encoded by the coding sequence GTGTGGGGCGCGCTGGACACGACCCGGCTCTACCGGCATGTGGTGGCGGCCGGGACGCTCTACACCCTCGCGATGACGACCGAGGCGTGTGAGGAGCTGGGACTGGCGACGGTGCCCCGGGAGGTGACGCCGGGCCTGCGCCCCGTCATGGAGATAGCCGGTGTCGACTCGGAGCTCATCGACTGGTCCTCCACCCGCCGCCAGCGGATCGAGGACGTCCTGGAGGGCCTCACCTACAAGTACGCGCAGGAACACGGGCGGCTGCCCGGCGAGAAAGCCCGCCACGGCCTCGGGTGGCAGGCGGCGCAGGACACCCGCCCCGAGAAGAAGACCCCGCGCCCGTTGAAGCAGCTGCTCGCATGGTGGCGGGCGTCCGCGCTCCTGAAGTTCGGCAAGCAGATGATCGGCGGGCTTCTTCGACGCTGCCGCGCGGCGGGGGCGGCGATCCGGGCCCGGGTCGACCCGCACGTCGATGCCGTACTCGCCGCCGTCGACGTCGCCGCGGTCGTCTCCACCGTGCGCAGCAAATTCGCCCGCCGCCACGTCCTGGCCGAAGCCCGCCGGCACCTGCTGGAGACCCTGCGCGGCCAGGAGTTCACGCGCGGCCTGGACGACTACATCGCAGGCCGCGCCCTGTCCGACCACTCCCGCCAGACCACCGCTCCCCAGCCCGGCCGCCGGGCCCCGGCCACCGACCAGCTCTTCTATACCGCCGACTTCACCGAGCCCGATCGCTGGTGGATCGCCGGCGCCGACGGCAATCCGCCCCGCGAGTCGAGCCGGTACGAGCGGGCCCGGGTCGCCAGCCTCGCCGTGCAGAACGCGATCCGCGCCGCCCGTACCCCGCCCGCCGCCGCACGGGACGACGCCCCGGCCGCCGGGCACACGGAAGACCACCACGATCAGGCGTCAGACCCGCCGCACGCCGTCGACCAGCCAGGCCGGGATGCCGTGCTCACCCCAGCGCAGCGGGCCGCCGCCGTTCAGGCCCACCAGCAGGGCGCGATGCCCGAGGAGCACCTCGAGGGCCGTACGACCGACCCGGCGACGTGGCTGCGCACACCGGAGAACCTGGAACGGCTCGCCGCCTTCACCCGCACGGCCAATGCCCGCCGTCGCGCCTTCGAGGCCCGGCCGAAGCCCGAGCAGCCGGCCGACGTGGTCAAGCCCGCCGACCAGCAGCAGCACCACACGAACCGGCCTGACCACGGCAGGGGAGCGGGCCGTGAGCGGTGA
- a CDS encoding NADP-dependent oxidoreductase, with protein sequence MRVITQQTLGGPEVLTIVDAPEPQPLPTEVLVRVKAIGLNPLEARLRAGEFPLLGRPPFILGWDISGVVEEAPQTWRFRPGDEVFGMPLFPRAASAYAEVVSAPAVHLARKPASLSHVEAAALPIVGLTAWQGLVDLGGVSEGDRVLVHGGGGGVGHVAVQIAKALGAHVIATAGGSKRKFVEGFGADEVIDYTAVDFTAAVRDIDVVLDTIGGDTVERSLVVLRPGGHLVTAVAEEDSELIAKYEAAGMRFSGIAVDQDPVALRGLVELVEQGRLRVHVQETFPFERVADAHRLLDGGHLQGKLVLTV encoded by the coding sequence ATGCGAGTCATCACCCAGCAGACGCTCGGCGGTCCCGAGGTGCTCACCATCGTGGACGCGCCCGAGCCCCAACCCCTTCCGACCGAGGTTCTCGTCCGCGTCAAGGCGATCGGGCTGAACCCGCTGGAGGCGCGCCTGCGTGCCGGCGAGTTCCCGCTGCTCGGCCGGCCGCCGTTCATCCTCGGCTGGGACATCAGCGGCGTGGTCGAGGAGGCGCCGCAGACGTGGCGGTTCAGGCCCGGCGACGAGGTGTTCGGGATGCCGCTGTTCCCGCGGGCGGCGAGCGCGTACGCCGAGGTAGTGTCGGCGCCGGCGGTGCACCTGGCACGCAAGCCGGCGTCGCTCTCGCACGTCGAGGCGGCGGCGCTGCCGATCGTCGGGCTGACGGCGTGGCAGGGCCTCGTCGACCTCGGCGGCGTGAGCGAGGGCGACCGCGTCCTGGTCCACGGCGGTGGTGGCGGGGTCGGGCACGTCGCCGTCCAGATCGCAAAGGCGCTCGGCGCGCACGTGATCGCGACCGCGGGCGGGAGCAAGCGGAAGTTCGTCGAGGGGTTCGGCGCCGACGAGGTGATCGACTACACGGCGGTCGACTTCACCGCAGCGGTGCGCGATATCGACGTCGTGCTCGACACGATCGGGGGCGACACCGTCGAGCGGTCGCTCGTAGTGCTCCGGCCGGGCGGTCACCTGGTGACGGCGGTCGCCGAGGAGGATTCGGAGCTCATCGCCAAGTACGAGGCGGCCGGCATGCGCTTCAGTGGCATCGCGGTCGACCAGGATCCGGTCGCCCTGCGAGGGCTCGTCGAACTCGTCGAACAGGGCAGGCTCCGGGTCCACGTGCAGGAGACGTTCCCGTTCGAGCGCGTCGCCGACGCGCACCGGCTGCTCGACGGCGGTCACCTCCAGGGCAAGCTCGTCCTCACCGTCTGA
- a CDS encoding winged helix-turn-helix transcriptional regulator — protein sequence MSGFGPGDPFLADCPARLAVELIADKWTVVVLYGLSEGPVRHGELIELIGGISRKMLTQTLRRLQAHGLIRRHAYAEVPPRVEYELTPLGATLIDPIHMLTEWARANGDAVLDALDAAPDSVAHCD from the coding sequence ATGAGCGGTTTCGGTCCCGGTGATCCCTTTCTCGCCGACTGTCCGGCGCGTCTGGCGGTCGAACTGATCGCCGACAAGTGGACGGTGGTCGTGCTCTACGGTCTCAGCGAGGGCCCGGTACGCCATGGCGAGCTGATCGAGCTGATCGGCGGCATCTCCCGCAAGATGCTCACCCAGACGCTCCGACGGCTCCAGGCGCACGGACTCATCCGCCGCCACGCCTACGCCGAGGTGCCGCCCCGCGTCGAGTACGAGCTCACCCCGCTCGGGGCGACGCTGATCGATCCGATCCACATGCTGACCGAGTGGGCGAGGGCGAACGGCGACGCAGTGCTCGATGCGCTCGACGCCGCTCCCGACTCGGTCGCCCATTGCGACTGA
- the ku gene encoding non-homologous end joining protein Ku, translating into MPRTIWSGAISFGLVTVPINVVSATEDHSIRFHQYHLEDMGRVRYRKVCELEDREVDQSEIGKGYELTRDRLIPITDEELSNLPLPTAKAIEIDAFVPLEDIDPIRMGAGYYLAAGGQVAAKPYKLLVEALRRSRRVAIAKYAWSGRERLGVLRVRGDAMVLQELLWPDEIRDPTELLPAPTEVSEEEIEGALALMDTMTVDALEGEEFTDRYTEALGQIIEAKREEQPLPKVPEPEQPAQVLDLMAALNASVQQAKASRGEKTGPAEVHELPKPKKKAPAKKQPAKKTTAKKTTAKKSTGRRPRSA; encoded by the coding sequence ATGCCCCGAACCATATGGTCAGGAGCCATCAGCTTTGGCCTGGTGACCGTGCCGATCAATGTGGTGAGCGCGACCGAGGACCACTCGATCCGTTTCCACCAGTACCACCTCGAGGACATGGGCCGGGTCCGCTACCGGAAGGTGTGCGAGCTGGAGGACCGCGAGGTCGACCAGTCCGAGATCGGCAAGGGGTACGAACTGACCCGGGACCGGCTCATCCCGATCACGGACGAGGAACTGAGCAACCTGCCGCTGCCGACGGCGAAGGCCATCGAGATCGACGCCTTCGTGCCGTTGGAGGACATCGACCCGATCCGCATGGGCGCCGGGTACTACCTGGCCGCCGGCGGGCAGGTCGCCGCCAAGCCGTACAAGCTCCTGGTCGAAGCGTTGCGCCGCTCTCGCCGGGTGGCCATCGCGAAGTATGCATGGAGCGGCCGGGAGAGGCTGGGCGTGCTCCGCGTACGCGGCGACGCCATGGTTCTTCAGGAATTGCTGTGGCCAGATGAAATTCGCGATCCCACCGAGCTGCTCCCCGCGCCGACGGAAGTGTCGGAGGAGGAGATCGAGGGCGCGCTCGCCCTGATGGACACCATGACGGTCGACGCCCTTGAGGGCGAGGAGTTCACCGACCGGTACACCGAGGCGCTCGGCCAGATCATCGAGGCTAAGCGGGAGGAGCAGCCGCTCCCCAAGGTGCCCGAACCGGAGCAACCGGCCCAGGTCCTCGACCTCATGGCCGCGCTGAACGCCTCCGTGCAGCAGGCCAAGGCGTCCCGGGGTGAGAAGACCGGTCCGGCCGAAGTGCACGAGCTGCCGAAGCCGAAGAAGAAGGCGCCCGCGAAAAAGCAGCCGGCCAAGAAGACCACGGCGAAGAAGACGACCGCCAAGAAGTCGACAGGCCGCCGCCCGCGCAGCGCCTGA
- the mobF gene encoding MobF family relaxase, whose amino-acid sequence MISVAKVQRRNAWRYYVRGVAFGDGRRPVGQSLKDAQEMAGLPPGRWVGRGLDALGLIEGAEVSERQMELLFGQGRHPDADRIERHLLDDGVDPATARLATVLGQPIEEIEARKQTPLLALDFTFRPQASLIVLWALGDDRTRRIIERAHDRAIAKVLRWLEDEVAETRWSSGRGRAKTPALVVAAFRHFDNRDGFPLLHDHCLILNRVQRWTTTASRCGARWTRPGSTGMWWRPGRSTPSR is encoded by the coding sequence ATGATCAGTGTCGCGAAGGTTCAGAGGCGTAACGCGTGGCGGTACTACGTGCGGGGAGTCGCGTTCGGGGACGGCCGCCGTCCGGTCGGCCAGTCGCTGAAGGACGCCCAGGAGATGGCCGGCCTCCCGCCGGGGAGGTGGGTGGGGCGCGGCCTGGACGCGCTCGGGCTCATCGAGGGCGCGGAAGTGTCCGAGCGGCAGATGGAGCTGCTGTTCGGACAGGGCCGGCACCCGGACGCCGACCGCATCGAGCGGCACCTCCTGGACGACGGCGTCGACCCGGCCACGGCACGGCTGGCCACCGTGCTCGGGCAGCCGATCGAAGAGATCGAGGCCCGCAAGCAGACCCCGCTGCTCGCCCTCGACTTCACCTTCCGGCCGCAGGCGTCCCTGATCGTGCTGTGGGCGCTGGGAGACGACAGGACGCGCCGGATCATCGAGCGGGCGCACGACCGGGCCATCGCCAAGGTGCTGCGCTGGCTGGAGGATGAGGTCGCGGAGACCCGGTGGTCCTCGGGCCGCGGCCGCGCGAAGACGCCGGCCCTCGTGGTCGCGGCGTTCCGGCACTTCGACAACCGGGACGGCTTCCCGCTCCTGCACGACCACTGCCTGATCCTCAACCGCGTGCAGCGCTGGACGACAACGGCGAGCCGGTGTGGGGCGCGCTGGACACGACCCGGCTCTACCGGCATGTGGTGGCGGCCGGGACGCTCTACACCCTCGCGATGA
- a CDS encoding ParB/RepB/Spo0J family partition protein — MSNRQTAADRVGAPSFGGRSRRGQMISDVMGDPLPPETPKVPTSEISYNPDNPRDEIGDVSELRDSMTEVGQIVAITVATVDAYLADRPERRDDLEEGAKYVVVDGNCRLKAAREAGLPEIKVILGNEFASTDESLLEAAFIANAQRKGLTELEEAQALKRLVDHYGSQHKAAKRLTMSQPLISQKLSLLELSPELQADLATGQRLVSHVRNLSTLPHEQQREEADRRARVDAEKKQQRAAAKKAAKAAPKGDNSVITPGTEPTEEAMDLAGDNSVITPDTGMTGPSPVMPDSDTIPEPRTDPSAQAVPDGSASEERALRKVPYDEPGPLAMLLDAKVQNNDHFFDLVRFLNEKAIRRDPVRYAEMVRSIEQLAAEAS; from the coding sequence GTGAGTAACCGCCAGACTGCGGCCGACCGCGTCGGTGCACCGTCCTTTGGCGGGCGAAGTCGTCGGGGCCAGATGATCTCGGATGTGATGGGCGATCCCCTGCCCCCGGAGACGCCCAAGGTCCCCACTTCAGAGATCAGCTACAACCCGGACAACCCGCGCGATGAGATCGGGGATGTGTCGGAGCTCCGCGACAGCATGACCGAGGTCGGGCAGATCGTGGCCATCACCGTCGCCACGGTCGACGCCTACCTGGCTGACCGGCCCGAACGGCGCGACGATCTGGAGGAAGGCGCCAAGTACGTCGTCGTCGACGGCAACTGCCGCCTGAAAGCAGCGCGTGAGGCCGGACTGCCAGAGATAAAGGTGATCCTTGGCAACGAGTTCGCCTCTACGGATGAGTCCCTCCTTGAGGCCGCCTTCATCGCCAACGCCCAGCGCAAGGGCCTGACAGAGCTTGAGGAAGCTCAGGCGCTGAAGCGCCTCGTCGATCACTACGGCTCCCAGCACAAGGCAGCCAAGCGCCTGACGATGAGCCAGCCCCTGATCAGCCAGAAGTTGTCCCTCCTGGAACTCAGCCCAGAACTCCAGGCCGACCTGGCTACAGGGCAACGGCTCGTCTCCCACGTGCGGAACCTCTCGACGCTCCCACACGAGCAGCAGCGGGAAGAAGCAGACCGGCGGGCGCGGGTCGACGCAGAGAAGAAGCAACAGCGTGCTGCCGCGAAGAAGGCGGCGAAGGCCGCTCCGAAGGGTGATAACTCAGTTATCACCCCCGGCACCGAGCCGACGGAAGAAGCCATGGATCTGGCTGGTGATAACTCAGTTATCACCCCGGACACCGGCATGACGGGGCCGAGCCCCGTCATGCCTGACTCGGACACGATCCCTGAGCCGAGGACGGACCCGTCGGCCCAGGCCGTCCCGGACGGAAGCGCTAGCGAAGAGCGGGCGCTCCGGAAAGTTCCGTATGACGAGCCCGGGCCCTTGGCGATGCTCTTGGACGCGAAGGTGCAAAACAACGACCACTTCTTCGATCTGGTTCGGTTCCTGAACGAGAAGGCGATCCGACGGGACCCCGTCCGGTACGCCGAGATGGTGCGGTCGATCGAGCAGCTCGCGGCCGAAGCCAGCTGA
- a CDS encoding ParA family protein, translating into MSLWLAENATPPARRYTRRIIVCNQKGGVGKTAVAAGVAAACAEGSDLKVLVASQKMTLLEDLEAADVDLDDVQIQDLDEVHPGLGLRVLLVDYDPQGHLTSQLGIPQIPAKQPSLAKYMAGTVQQGSAKDLIVTVADDRFGGRLDVLPSCADAFLLDIMISTDRNRQATLERVLKPLEAEYDAIVIDCPPSLGVGMDAAIYYGRRRPDEEPNNSGVLVPVQAEDSSADAFELLIEQIDDGQADWNIEVDHLGLVVNLYDARDGYVVTSSLNAWRAVGEPRVIGVIARLKDQREAVRNKKALLSYAPNSQQAKVIRRIVREFV; encoded by the coding sequence GTGTCGCTCTGGCTGGCCGAGAACGCCACTCCGCCTGCTCGCCGCTACACCCGCCGCATCATCGTCTGCAACCAGAAGGGCGGCGTCGGGAAGACCGCGGTCGCCGCCGGCGTCGCGGCGGCCTGCGCTGAAGGCAGCGACCTGAAGGTGCTCGTTGCCTCTCAGAAGATGACCCTGCTCGAGGATCTGGAAGCAGCAGACGTCGATCTCGATGACGTCCAGATCCAAGACCTGGACGAGGTCCACCCCGGTCTCGGACTGCGCGTCCTGCTTGTGGACTACGACCCTCAGGGACACCTGACCAGCCAACTTGGAATCCCGCAGATCCCAGCGAAACAGCCCAGTCTGGCCAAGTACATGGCAGGCACTGTCCAGCAGGGGTCCGCCAAGGACCTCATCGTCACTGTGGCTGACGACCGCTTCGGTGGCCGACTGGACGTGCTGCCCTCATGTGCCGATGCCTTCCTGCTCGACATCATGATCTCCACAGACCGCAACCGGCAGGCCACCCTTGAGCGGGTACTGAAGCCCCTCGAAGCCGAGTACGACGCCATCGTCATCGACTGCCCACCCAGCCTCGGAGTCGGGATGGACGCCGCCATCTATTACGGACGCCGGCGGCCGGACGAAGAACCCAACAACTCCGGCGTACTCGTCCCCGTGCAGGCGGAAGACTCCTCCGCCGACGCTTTCGAACTCCTCATCGAGCAGATCGACGACGGGCAGGCGGACTGGAACATCGAGGTCGACCACCTCGGCCTCGTCGTCAACCTGTACGACGCCCGCGACGGCTACGTCGTCACCTCATCACTCAACGCGTGGAGGGCTGTTGGAGAGCCACGCGTCATCGGCGTGATCGCACGGCTGAAGGACCAGAGGGAAGCCGTGCGTAACAAGAAGGCCTTGCTCTCCTACGCCCCCAACAGCCAGCAGGCCAAGGTCATCCGTCGGATCGTTCGGGAGTTCGTGTGA
- a CDS encoding SGNH/GDSL hydrolase family protein has product MARFRTRLALLGSAAALAAGTLVPAQFAGAQPAAAADRQWVALGDSYTAGVIPAAGEVFEYPRDGCERTDQSYPQVIDRDLGSLFDLHNVSCGAATIENVTDEAQEPIGRHLPPISEDPDYPFPAVPPQSAAVSANTDVITVGVGGNTLGFAGILLKCQELGQGSGGVGTPCKDALAAGIPARLNKVSKEYDRMLTVLHERAPHAKILTVGYPTIVPKDTSKCRYNDLTQFGSVTKGDLDWLRQDVLEPLNKTIEKSTGTQEAASFVDLYDSSQDHSVCDAGKWVEGIITPPDQLSFVHPNARGHRNAADHIEEAMLNAIS; this is encoded by the coding sequence GTGGCACGCTTCCGCACTCGTCTGGCCCTGCTCGGCTCGGCCGCAGCTCTCGCCGCAGGCACTCTTGTCCCCGCGCAGTTCGCCGGGGCTCAACCTGCCGCCGCGGCGGACCGCCAGTGGGTCGCCCTGGGTGACTCCTACACCGCCGGGGTCATCCCGGCCGCCGGCGAGGTCTTCGAATACCCCCGCGATGGCTGCGAGCGCACCGACCAGTCCTACCCCCAGGTCATCGACCGCGACCTCGGCTCGCTCTTCGACCTGCACAACGTCAGCTGCGGCGCCGCCACCATCGAGAACGTCACCGACGAAGCCCAGGAGCCGATCGGACGTCACCTGCCGCCCATCTCCGAGGACCCGGACTACCCCTTCCCCGCAGTGCCGCCTCAGTCCGCGGCGGTGAGCGCCAACACCGACGTGATCACCGTCGGCGTGGGCGGAAACACCCTCGGCTTCGCCGGCATCCTCCTCAAGTGCCAGGAGCTGGGCCAGGGAAGCGGCGGCGTGGGCACCCCGTGCAAGGACGCCCTGGCCGCCGGCATCCCGGCCCGGCTGAACAAGGTGAGCAAGGAATACGACCGGATGCTCACCGTGCTCCACGAACGCGCCCCGCACGCGAAGATCCTGACCGTCGGCTACCCCACCATCGTCCCCAAGGACACATCCAAGTGCCGCTACAACGACCTGACGCAGTTCGGCTCGGTCACTAAGGGCGACCTGGACTGGCTGCGCCAGGACGTCCTAGAACCCCTCAACAAGACCATCGAGAAGTCGACCGGCACGCAGGAAGCCGCCAGCTTCGTCGACCTCTACGACTCCTCCCAGGACCACAGTGTCTGCGACGCCGGCAAGTGGGTGGAGGGCATCATCACACCCCCTGACCAGCTGTCCTTCGTACACCCCAACGCCCGCGGTCACCGCAACGCCGCCGACCACATCGAAGAAGCGATGTTGAACGCCATCAGCTGA
- a CDS encoding TetR/AcrR family transcriptional regulator produces MSAAPVGTREISRHAVRAELARVAFNRFCLTGFNQVTFADLSEAAGVSRSTFLRYFGTKEDVVLFVFDPVGDVITDALDAERANQDDWSRLRNALESAVRFLVRDVQELVTILGLIEQTPALCARLREKQAEWRPEIVARLQKTTSSTDGSSVIANVRVAAALEILWIVLGQWSASDGQEDLGNLLDAAFAAFSTPARQQTDAPL; encoded by the coding sequence ATGAGCGCAGCGCCAGTCGGTACCCGTGAGATCAGCCGCCACGCGGTGCGAGCAGAGCTGGCCCGCGTCGCGTTCAACCGGTTCTGCCTCACCGGCTTCAACCAGGTCACCTTCGCCGACCTCTCCGAAGCCGCCGGAGTGTCGCGGAGCACCTTCCTGCGCTACTTCGGCACCAAGGAAGACGTGGTCCTGTTCGTCTTCGACCCTGTCGGTGACGTCATCACAGACGCGCTCGATGCCGAGCGGGCCAACCAGGACGACTGGAGCAGGCTGCGCAACGCCCTGGAGTCAGCCGTGAGGTTCCTCGTGCGCGACGTCCAGGAACTCGTGACGATCCTCGGTCTCATCGAGCAGACCCCAGCCCTGTGCGCACGCCTCCGCGAGAAGCAGGCTGAATGGCGACCAGAGATCGTCGCCCGACTGCAGAAGACAACCTCCTCGACCGACGGGTCATCGGTCATCGCCAACGTACGCGTAGCGGCGGCGCTCGAAATCTTGTGGATCGTCCTCGGGCAATGGAGTGCGAGCGACGGCCAAGAGGACCTCGGCAACCTGCTGGACGCTGCGTTCGCCGCCTTCTCGACCCCGGCACGCCAGCAGACGGACGCTCCGTTGTAA
- a CDS encoding enoyl-CoA hydratase/isomerase family protein, which translates to MSYEDLPALTIDVSDGVATVTIDHPPLNLMDGVLLPSLRAFVARVRDDADIRVIVFESADPEFFVAHGDMAYLTDPDALPAATRAAIAAAPNSTIPEGLNILQAMSEEVRSLPQVTIGKLAGFARGAGNEFFMYLDMRFAAIGKSGQGQPESLMGILPGGGGTVNMTRLAGRARALELILGAELVGAELAERYGLINRALPAAELDSFVDTLARRIAGLRPEVISITKAAVDAVAPPVPHAAYAVENEGLFAAFGDEVTELAHKLLAAGIQTREGERDHERIANSI; encoded by the coding sequence ATGAGCTACGAAGACCTTCCCGCCCTGACCATCGACGTCTCGGACGGGGTCGCGACGGTGACAATCGATCACCCGCCGCTCAATCTGATGGACGGGGTCCTCCTGCCGTCACTCCGGGCATTCGTCGCGCGCGTGCGGGACGACGCCGACATCCGCGTCATCGTCTTCGAGAGCGCTGACCCGGAGTTCTTCGTCGCGCACGGTGACATGGCCTACCTCACCGACCCTGACGCGCTGCCTGCAGCCACTCGCGCTGCGATCGCGGCCGCACCGAACTCGACCATTCCCGAGGGCCTGAACATCCTCCAGGCGATGAGCGAGGAGGTCCGCTCGCTGCCGCAGGTCACCATCGGCAAGCTGGCGGGCTTCGCGCGCGGCGCGGGCAACGAGTTCTTCATGTACCTGGACATGCGATTCGCGGCGATCGGCAAGTCGGGGCAGGGGCAGCCGGAGTCCTTGATGGGGATCCTCCCTGGAGGCGGCGGCACGGTGAACATGACGCGCCTGGCAGGAAGGGCCCGCGCGCTGGAGCTCATCCTCGGCGCCGAGCTCGTGGGCGCGGAGCTCGCGGAACGGTATGGCCTGATCAACCGTGCCCTGCCCGCCGCAGAACTCGATTCCTTCGTCGACACCCTCGCCCGACGGATCGCCGGCCTCCGGCCGGAGGTGATCTCCATCACGAAGGCTGCGGTCGACGCGGTCGCGCCTCCGGTCCCTCATGCGGCGTATGCCGTTGAGAACGAGGGCCTGTTCGCGGCGTTCGGCGATGAGGTCACCGAGCTCGCCCACAAGCTGCTCGCCGCTGGTATCCAGACCCGCGAGGGCGAACGGGACCACGAGCGCATCGCCAACAGCATCTGA
- a CDS encoding LexA family protein encodes MHRVDHLTDTQERILRHIRQAIADRGEAPTMAEIGEAVGMRSRASVHYQLAELAAKGAIVRNPHRWRGIRLR; translated from the coding sequence ATGCACCGCGTAGACCACCTCACCGACACCCAGGAGCGCATCCTCCGCCACATCCGGCAAGCCATCGCCGACCGCGGGGAAGCACCAACCATGGCGGAGATCGGCGAGGCGGTCGGCATGCGTTCCCGGGCATCCGTGCACTACCAGCTGGCCGAGCTGGCAGCGAAGGGCGCCATCGTCCGCAACCCTCACCGCTGGCGCGGGATCCGGCTCAGGTGA
- a CDS encoding DUF6233 domain-containing protein produces MLRFARRVVEQQTARQLALIDRWIADEERRERERRQGEQSRPPEPEWLIQYGLNRSNVDAVHTGSCWTAATSGRCRPATRQQVLDALRREVPACPHCRPDTALGILD; encoded by the coding sequence ATGCTGCGGTTCGCCCGCCGCGTCGTCGAGCAGCAGACCGCGCGGCAGCTGGCCCTGATCGACCGGTGGATCGCCGACGAGGAACGGCGGGAGCGCGAGCGCCGGCAAGGCGAGCAGAGCCGGCCGCCGGAGCCGGAGTGGCTGATCCAGTACGGGCTCAACCGCAGCAACGTCGACGCCGTGCACACCGGCAGCTGCTGGACGGCGGCCACGAGCGGGCGGTGCCGGCCGGCGACCCGGCAGCAGGTACTCGACGCGCTACGGCGCGAGGTGCCGGCATGCCCCCACTGCCGGCCGGACACCGCACTCGGCATCCTGGACTAG
- a CDS encoding replication-relaxation family protein → MKGTWKNPAIGSARADVVLTAPEAGVPLLFIEADNCTEEAVLIAQKFDKYARFFQRQEKDTDGIEKPLWRTRWSAPACDEYERVHPPVLLVFHQVGQRSAKSQMARVADLTRHHWQGRWHPEGGYHSYDRCIPIVATTLQELRAHGPVGPAFWRFGRDHRQPLLDAIGNARRDTYLAHRRQAAREEQRRREEREAAEREARRPVCKDCGQKFTDARWEAIGYTRGWGERESHPHLCEDCQGRAVAAEAQAEADERERQEQERLRQEAEEQAAAAQKAGGWLSRFRT, encoded by the coding sequence GTGAAGGGCACCTGGAAGAACCCCGCGATCGGCAGCGCCCGCGCCGACGTCGTCCTGACCGCCCCGGAGGCCGGGGTGCCGCTGCTGTTCATCGAGGCCGACAACTGCACCGAGGAAGCCGTCCTCATCGCCCAGAAGTTCGACAAGTACGCCCGGTTCTTCCAGAGGCAGGAGAAGGACACCGACGGCATCGAGAAGCCGCTGTGGCGCACCCGCTGGTCCGCACCCGCCTGTGATGAGTACGAGCGGGTGCACCCGCCGGTCCTGCTCGTCTTCCACCAGGTCGGCCAGCGCTCCGCCAAGAGCCAGATGGCCCGGGTCGCCGACCTCACCCGCCACCACTGGCAGGGGCGGTGGCATCCCGAGGGCGGCTACCACTCCTACGACCGCTGCATCCCGATCGTGGCGACCACGCTGCAGGAGCTGCGCGCACACGGCCCGGTCGGGCCCGCCTTCTGGCGCTTCGGCCGGGACCACCGCCAGCCGCTGCTGGACGCGATCGGCAACGCCCGCCGGGACACCTACCTCGCCCACCGCCGTCAGGCCGCTCGGGAAGAGCAGCGGCGCCGTGAGGAGCGGGAGGCCGCGGAGCGGGAGGCGCGGCGGCCGGTGTGCAAGGACTGCGGGCAGAAGTTCACCGATGCCCGATGGGAGGCGATCGGCTACACCCGTGGCTGGGGCGAGCGCGAGTCGCATCCGCACCTATGCGAGGACTGCCAGGGCCGGGCCGTCGCAGCCGAGGCGCAGGCCGAAGCCGACGAACGCGAGCGTCAGGAGCAGGAGCGCCTGCGCCAGGAGGCAGAGGAACAGGCTGCCGCCGCGCAGAAGGCCGGCGGCTGGCTCTCCCGCTTCCGCACCTGA